The sequence below is a genomic window from Pectinophora gossypiella chromosome 13, ilPecGoss1.1, whole genome shotgun sequence.
AGGAAAACTAAAATACCAAGAGAAGATATACTACGGATTCGATAACATGGTTGAAGCCTTAGTAGGTATTTTAAGAGGAGAAAACACAGGAAAAGCTGTGGTCAaagtaaactaaaataatgaggGACTCTCCATGCCACGttccctaataaaaatatagatgtgTTGTGTGAGTGCTGTCCAACGCTGCCTTCGTTTATCGTTTTAATTTTATGGATTTCAgagatatgcatcttttatctttggttttgggaagtgaatgaaataaaattttagtatttgtcAGCCATCTATAATTTGTTTGGGGAACGTATCCCACAGTAGATTTTACGAAtgctttatattattttcttaaatcACTTAATACATAATTCTAAATAatcgaaatcaaatcaaaacactttgtgtttcttttttgaGTCCCATACTCGTTCCTTTTACAAAATTCTAGTAACAATCATTTTCAAATGAATGTAAGGCACAAACGTCTATTGGTAATTATATTAGCCTACCATCTAAAATTCCAgatttaggtacttaaaaaaatatattagacgTAGCATGGAAACCACACATTGAGATTTATTAAAAGTATAAATTCGAATTTGATACTTACAACTACGCCATCTGTTAAGATTATTGTTAACCTACTTACTATCGGTTGATATTATATCGATAACAGCTTCACGCCTCACGAATTTGTATACTGACTAATAAATGGTTTAtcagttgttttatttttctttttagtatgaTTATATGGCAGCAGCCTAGATTTATTTGTTACATAACAACTATTAAGcctaataagtatttatgaTCAAACCACTGATTGACCCCCAACCGACCTCCAACAGGTCACCTTGGTTGGAGAGCTTGTTGGCAACAGTATAGCACAGCCTTTAATCTCTAGCTAGCTGTATTGACCGTGTGTagtaaatgtgttttatttttacttatacttCAACAATActtcaaatataatttgttgTTAGACAGAGATAGATACACTACTTGATACGACTTGATGGATATagttgtttctttctttccatTTGTTGCGTTTGTGTTAAACCATGTTAAACAAAGTTCAGGGGATTTTAGCGGGAACGTGTGTAGTTGTATGTTCTATGTCGGTTtgttaatattctttatttccgTTACGTGTTGTTGGTTATTATCAGTTTTATGTGAACTAGATAGTTCTGCTAAAGTGCTAACTTTCGAAGCTTGGACAGacgttttgtattgtataagtTTTGTGAAACGTATATTATACAGAACAATGGCTCTTCCAAAGGCCTTAGCAAAATATTCCAAAGATTCCTCGCATACTGTTTATGTTTGTCCGTTTGATTCGCCCGTGGGTAAAGTTACTGCGGCAGCAGATGATGATTATCTCTACATGGTATCTTTAGAGGACTCGAAGAACTTCGAAAAAATGCTCCAAACAATAAGTGAAGAActattttgtacttttattgagaagaaaaataaaattctggAGCAACTTGATAATGAACTTAAGGATTATTTTGCGGGAAAACTCAAAACATTTACAGTGCCCATCAAGACATTTGGTTCAGAGTTTCAAAAGGTATGGTATGCAATTTGTTACTTTCTTTTGGcattacttaatttttttacacTTTCAGTTTCAGACAGAAAGTAGTACGAATGAACCCAAAAATAATCTTCACTTCTACTCATACTTAGCTATTTGTAGTGTTCAGTTCTccatcataatatttattacagtCTATAGTTTATActctatacctacctacctataatttaTTCAAACTTTTTGCAGCAAGTATGGGAGAAACTTCAAGAATTGCCATATGGGAGTACCCAGACTTATGGAGACCTTGCCAAGTCACTGGGTAGAGCTCCCAGTCACTCAAGGGCTGTCGGAGCAGCATGTGGAGCTAATGCACACTTACTTGTAATACCCTGTCATAGGCTTGTTGCTTCTGGGTCTAAAGGAGGCTTCAGTTGTGGAGTAAACCGGAAGGAATGGCTGCTAGATCATGAGCAAAAACATTCTACATAGAACCATTAaaggtgatttttttaaatccatttacagtttggtaaacatttatcattttgataatttattttaatcttgTTAATAATGAATAAGACTGAAACAAATATTGCCTCTGTTAAAAATTTAATACTAAAAGATAGAGTTATATTTTGCCTAGCTTCACTTTAATactttgtcactaacaccctgtatatttttcagtaggtacctactatgttactATAGTTAAGTATAGTTTGTAAAGTTAACTTATTAATGGGATAGGTAGTGTTGTTTCCAACATTTGTCTGAACATGGATATGCCTTCAAAATCTTGAATCTCAAAGCATaatattaaagtttttattgaacatctatttttattttgcgaATTATTTTCACACGCACACACATTTCACACTTATTCACATTTACATTATACAATAAATGGTATCATTACAGGATTCAATCCCAAATCGATATCATTGCGTATAAgacaattaataattacatcACATTACCTTacgtttattttaataatgtattattattatttattattatcatttatttattatttatgatatgATATCGAAGTACAAGAGAAAgggcaaataaaaatataaataataatattgttttaataatatataagttatatatataacacAATTTATTACATTCTGGCTTGATTGAGACTAGGTGACAGAttgttagataaaaaaatatattgtaagttGCATTTTATTGTAAACATTTATAAGTGAAAAGTGCCCGATAAAAGGGCTACTGCCCACCTCTACTTAAACTAATCTTAGGTATTACTATCTTACATACAATATTGTCATAGAACAAACTTAactctataaataataattatggctTCTGCTGGGACTGGGAATAGAAAATAAGAATGGAATGCATTCAGATTGTCAGAGTTGACTAAGGACAAGGATGAGATCATCCATTCCAATATAATGGACAATGTATGATCGATGGGAAGGTAACCCGTCAGTATATGGTTCACCAtattatcatatccatctttggcttttcataaaaaaattttaGACTATCTATATGGGCAATAAAGCTGGTagtctattgccattataaTTTATCATATCCATGACTAACCCAAGTATGGTGACAAACATTCTGATGTTAAGATGTCACCAAGCCACTATTATCATTAGTGGCTGTGGGTTGTTGTATTGGCTTTCGGCTCTGCCTACTTCGATAGACGGAAGTGACTTTATGTTAATTAAGAATATCCTCTTCTATTGAGGTTGTAGTAAAGTCCCTTTAGGTCCATGAGTTCGGCGTGGGTTCCTCTTTCGGCCACTCTTCCGTCACTGATGACGCAGATGGCATCTGCATCCCTGACCGTACTCAGTCTGTGAGCTATCATGACGCATGTCCGACCAGCCTTCGCGCGATCTAGAGCTTCCTGCACCACCTTTAAGACgaatattacattataatatgaAAAAAGTAAAGACTACTCAGGGACACTttcccttcttctatcgtatgggttgtgaggtggattaccaacctcatcaacagctctggtatcagagttactattgagccgccaaatgcccctgacatgacttatacTTTCCCTTAATATGGATAGAGAGTGATTGAGCTAGTTGTCATACCCTAGtgatttaaattagaaaatacttcagttcaaatcaaatatatcagaaaaaaacattgtaGGTCAAGAGCTAAGGACAAATATTAATCGCCGTTATTCTAAGTCGGAATTTTACGGATTTTGCTAAATATTTTCCGGACCCCAACAATTATTACGTTCATAGGTAATAAATTAGACATTCTTCTGGTTGTACATTAAGCTCCTTACCTTTTCACTCTCAGTGTCAAGGGCACTGGTAGCCTCGTCTAGCAGCAGCATCTTTGGTCTTCGTATAAGAGCTCTGGCAATCGCCACCCTTTGCTTCTGACCACCAGAAAGCTGCGTGCCTTTAGAGCCAATGTTAGTGTCGTAGCCCTGGGACAATATATTGGTGTTTTCATGAGaaaaagaacattatttttctcAACTAGCTTCTTATAGGTAGAAATTGGTTACTTACCAAAGGCAAAGATGTAATAAAGTTGTGAATGTTGGCTTGTTTAGCGGCTTCGACGATTTCATCCGCTTTGGGTTTCCGTGAGTTGTCGCCATAAGCAATATTTTCTCCTACGGTACGGTCGAACAATATGGGTTCCTGTTGTACGATACCTATGTGACGCCTAGCATCTACTAGGCGAAGCATTTTTATTGGGACACCGTCTTGTGCCTGAAATGTCGAATGAAGCCATATTAAGGTCGTTGTTGAATTTAAAGTGACAATGGTTTTCTTTCTTATATCACTCTTATGAGCCTTATCCTTACCACAACACCGGCATGAGGGTCGTAATATCTCTCAAGAAGTTGTATGACAGTGCTCTTGCCGCATCCACTTTGCCCAACCAACGCAATAGTTTTGCCGCGTTCTATTTCCAAATCTAGATCTTTCAACACTGATATCATCGGTCGCGTCGGGTATTTAAACTGTACCTTTTGTAGGCTGGCTTCTCCTGTTCCTTTCTGGAAACATACGAGAAACGAGCAAAAGTGTATTGTAAAAAGCCTGTGTAAGTAgatctaaatatattttttatactgtagaaaaatatacttacaaagtTTTCAACAGCTGGTTTATCGGGATCAGTAATTTTCGATTGTCGGTTGAGCAACACGATAACGCGCCCTGCAGCCTTAATTCCCTTTTGGAAATTAGGCGCAAACGCAAAGGCCTGTGCTGCTGACGCTGAACCCATTAGTAGTGCTTGCGCAGACCTGGAAGAATGGTGCCATACATTTCAGAACATAGAATAGTCAGGTACCTTAAGGTTGAGAGAGATAAACAACTTACATGAGAACGTCCTCGTAGTTTACACCATCGTAAACAATGAGGGTTCCACCATAATACAAAGCAGCTGCGTAAACGAAGCTAAAAAGACCCCGAGACAAGCCAAAAACTAAGCCACGCCAGTGTGCAGACTTTTTGGCGAGCTCGAGAGCTGGTTCTAATTGTACGGCATACTCCTCAATAAATTTTTCCTCTCGACCCAATGAAGCCACGGTACGCACGTTTGCCACCGCTTCGACGGCAATctacaaaatttaaattgatagtaataaatataacatcaGGCAGGGGGAGGCCTTTTTCCCCAGCTGTGGGATACAATAGgctagaaaaaataattaataatacagttagtttatttttcctaaaatacttatgatatttattaccaaataaattatgtatacctTTGAACTtgattccatagtctttgcggTACCAAATGATTCAGCTTTGACCATCCTGCCTTGTTTATATAAAATGGCAGCAATTAATGGAACGAAAGTAAAGGCAACCATTCCAACTCTCCACTCATATATCATTGAGAGGACTAAAGCTAACCCGAAAGTGCCGATCGCTTGCAAAACTGTGCCAATTCTTTGTCCGGTTGCCTGCAACGAAAAATCTGTTGTATTTGGTGTTAGATGTGATTATTCGTTTCGAAAAAGTTTTATTCAGTCTTACCCCCTGAACTGCTGCTGCTTCTCCTGCTAGCCTGGCACACAGTGCTCCGGTAGAATTTTCCTTCTCATCGAAAAACGCTATCTCTTGTTCAAGTATTTTTCCAAACATAAGTCTTCGCAATCGTTCTGTTAAATATTCTCCAGCAACACCGTACATAGATACCTGAATAGTAAACAATATTCAGTGAATGACAGTAAGAACATTAAAATAATGGTTTCacaaatgtataataaaataatattactatatttgtataaaaactcACCATAATGAAATTGGAGATTCCAGAAAACACACCTATTCCTATAAAAATTAAGGAGAAACTCCTTACTGCTGCTAGTCGTTCTTCTTCGTCTGGATTTGATAATTCCTGTAATTATAATCatacattaaatattaaaatgactAAAATTATACAGTTATATAATCTGCTTGAAAGATAACTTACTCCAATAAAGCGTCCCAGAATAACAGCAAGTAACGGCATGGCGAATCCACTCATCAGTGAACATATACTGGCGGCTGTAATGGATTTCCACTCCGGAGAATTAAGTCGTATCACTCTCCAGAAGGATACATCATCCGGATTTTCCTCCACTTCTTTGGTAGTCTAGAAAAATAAAGTAGTTAATCGGGTGGTTTTGCAGTCTATTCCAAAACTTGGATAGGAATTTACCTCATCTCTTGGTCCAACAAACTCGTCTTCATCGTCATCCTGTTCGCTGATCACAGATATTTGTCGTGTAAATTGCTTGTCACCGTCTAGATAAGATAAATAATTTGGTTATCAGTAtcgttttaaataatttaattataaattcttTGCTTTCATTACCTTTACTTGGCGTCTGAGGATCAGGGAACGTCTGCAACATCACCATGTCGTAGTAGTGACCTTTCTTTTGCATCAGTTCTTCATGGTTGCCAATCTCGACAACATTCCCACTTTTAAATACGTAGATCACATCTACTTTTCTAATTGTCGATAGCCTGTGTGCTACAACTACAGTGGTTCTTCCTTCCTGAGCCTtgaataatgataaaattatgttagttatttaaaactacagaaaatttcacttgatatcgactccgaatcatggtctgaatcatcccttaaagttttcgttacgatgtcactaacaccgtgtatattaAAGTTGTATAATAGGTAGATTTGAATGAAGTAACTTTGCTTTTATATCTTGGATGCCTCTCTTACCTTGTCCAAAGCTTTTTGGACTTTGGCTTCGGAAGATGTATCCAGGGCACTGGTGGCCTCGTCGAGTAGCAAGATGCTGGGATTTCTAACGAGTGCTCTTGCAATTGCTATGCGTTGTTTCTGACCTCCTGATAAGGAGGCTCCTCGTTCGCCAACTAACGTATCGTAACCCTGAAACAATAGTTTGTTATATTATAGTtgaatattaattctttaccaATGCTGTAAAGTTTCTGCATGTTACGAGTACAAtttgttatttaagctgttttcttaatttgaaatagataaataaatatgcaaTGATTACGTTTGACTGTCGGGCTGGTTGGTATTGGCTGGCCAATACGATTGATTTCGTCAGGTGCCGCAATATCATGTTCAAAGTGTCCCATTTAGTCCCATTTCCTGAAttagataaatatttaaaattcgtTTACGacaattttgttttatgtactgTGCTGCCTGATTGTATGTTTCGGAAGGAGATAATCGACACCAATTTAGTCGCAATGGAAACAGTTTGTATAAAATACCTTGGGCAGTTTGGTGATGAATTGATGAGCGTTGGCCTGTCGGGCGGCGGCCTCGATGTCTGCGTCGGAGGCATCCTCGCGGCCGTAGCGGATGTTCTCGCGCACCGTCGTGTTGAACAGCACCGGCTCCTGCCCCACCAGGCCCACCTGCGCGCGCAGCCACCGCACTGATACCTCACGCACATCATGCCCGTCAATTAGCACCTGAGATCACAAAGAGTAGTTATAGCTATAGCACCATCATCAATGGTCGTTAGGAGATATTCCGTCACTGCTAGATAGTACGGTCGGTTAATAGTAAGTCAATCTTATTGATAATATTGTTAGGGTTATTATGATTGCCAAGGTAAATTCGCATATCAAgggtaaataataaattcttgATTGTAATTTGGAGGCACGGGAGTGCTCCCGCCAGGaggagcaaagcgaagcgcaagggcagaGGCACTACCTACGTTTTCTCGAAACGTTACGTCGATTCTTTGAACCCTAATAACTCTACCAGATAAAGTAAATTCTCAggacaagccccatattttgcccaACAAGTAGAATTAGTAAACATTGGGTTTGTACAtagttaagccgtcggtcccggttactacttactgatgtaagttagtagtcgttacatgagccatgtcagggccctttggcggctcaatagtaacccagacaccagggttgatggggttggtaatccacctcacatcccacacgatagaagaagtacgtacctacctaatagcTTATTTTAAAACTGCTTATCTGTTCTGTCACACTTGAATAAAAAGCTGATGTACAACAATATTAGAATATATTTTGTTATCTTGTTGCATATCTGGCAATTAGAGGCCACTCCAAATATTTGTGTGTATCGATTGGCACCAATCAGGTTATTTTTTTAGCAAATGCTTTTTTTATATTGAAGGGATATTTTTACGTATAAACTGCCTAATGACTTGTTTGATATAGTCTTGATTCATTGATATTAGATGTTTTATCCATAGATATAATGTTTTATCGCTTGATATTTAGGGAAGGTTTTAGAATTCCGCAATTAGCTTAgattggaacagacgtgcatacacttatacatgcatacatagcggtcaaacacataaccctcctttttgcttcgtcgcAATCGGGTAAAATACTTACGTTGCCATCGATGACGTCATAGTACCGGGAGATGAGCTGGATGATGGTGGACTTGCCGCAGCCTGAATGACCCACGAGGGCTACTGATTGTCCGCGCTTCACACTCAAGTTCACACCCTTCAGCACCTGGAAttatttttgacatgacttattgtagatttgccgcagatggcattaactacttggccggacaaatggggagcgctgaaggctctcacccggtacaacgtttaagacaacaggcgtgagggtgcccagttgggcgcaaacctcacACCTGGTCACAACCAACAACTGATTTATATACTCGTAGCATATCTTCCATTCTTTGGGTATCTTCAGTTAGTTGTACCCTACCTCAAACATATgccttctttcttctttttatataaatataacttacACGATTttgtgtggtccagtggttgagcgttaggctcacaatccaaAGGTCCTAGGTTCGGTTCCctttggggacatatcacaaaaattactttaagagtcctgtttggttaggacattacagactggtcacccgattgtccgaaagtaagacgatccgtgcttcaggcgcgttaagccgttggtcccggttactaattacggAAGTAAGTAGGCAcgcgtagtcgttatatgaaccaTGTTACGGGCTTTGGTGGTTTAGTAATAAACATGAGAccaggttgctgaggttggtaatccacctcataacccacacgatagaagatacgATCGAGACTGGTGGAGGATAGCACACATAGTTACCTACTTCCTACataaagtgacatcgtaacgaaaactttggaggATGATTGAgcccttgattctgagttgatatcaagtggtgaCG
It includes:
- the LOC126371814 gene encoding methylated-DNA--protein-cysteine methyltransferase-like, whose product is MDIVVSFFPFVAFVLNHVKQSSGDFSGNVCSCMFYVGLLIFFISVTCCWLLSVLCELDSSAKVLTFEAWTDVLYCISFVKRILYRTMALPKALAKYSKDSSHTVYVCPFDSPVGKVTAAADDDYLYMVSLEDSKNFEKMLQTISEELFCTFIEKKNKILEQLDNELKDYFAGKLKTFTVPIKTFGSEFQKQVWEKLQELPYGSTQTYGDLAKSLGRAPSHSRAVGAACGANAHLLVIPCHRLVASGSKGGFSCGVNRKEWLLDHEQKHST
- the LOC126371792 gene encoding ATP-dependent translocase ABCB1-like; translated protein: MKRGKVSGLENSFTGKKTYKVNNLSEVEFTPNGATNDKDNASETEQQKPEEEIPSVSFFTLYRFADGKDKTFIAVAIIFSIMCGSMTPVNTIVFADLLQAMVDYGISLILGIDGSEAFLRAILVFAIYNCIIGAVLIILSYGATVLMNMAAYNQVYRIRQAYFKAALNQDFAYFDTHKTGDFASKMTDDVVKLEDGIGEKFATFIFYQSVFFSSVIMALVRGWKLALLCLITFPVTLLLVGIAGLISSRLSKSEAEATAKAGNITEEVISSIRTVYAFSGQQTELERYQNHLKTSRSINIKKGFFNGLAMGTLFFCIFCAYAMSFWFGYNLMMNEPENYDVSTMISVLFGVLMGAANFGISATLMEVFGIATGAGAQIFHLLDNEPTINPIQNSGIVPDTIEGNIEFKNVVFNYPSRTDVPVLKGVNLSVKRGQSVALVGHSGCGKSTIIQLISRYYDVIDGNVLIDGHDVREVSVRWLRAQVGLVGQEPVLFNTTVRENIRYGREDASDADIEAAARQANAHQFITKLPKGYDTLVGERGASLSGGQKQRIAIARALVRNPSILLLDEATSALDTSSEAKVQKALDKAQEGRTTVVVAHRLSTIRKVDVIYVFKSGNVVEIGNHEELMQKKGHYYDMVMLQTFPDPQTPSKDGDKQFTRQISVISEQDDDEDEFVGPRDETTKEVEENPDDVSFWRVIRLNSPEWKSITAASICSLMSGFAMPLLAVILGRFIGELSNPDEEERLAAVRSFSLIFIGIGVFSGISNFIMVSMYGVAGEYLTERLRRLMFGKILEQEIAFFDEKENSTGALCARLAGEAAAVQGATGQRIGTVLQAIGTFGLALVLSMIYEWRVGMVAFTFVPLIAAILYKQGRMVKAESFGTAKTMESSSKIAVEAVANVRTVASLGREEKFIEEYAVQLEPALELAKKSAHWRGLVFGLSRGLFSFVYAAALYYGGTLIVYDGVNYEDVLMSAQALLMGSASAAQAFAFAPNFQKGIKAAGRVIVLLNRQSKITDPDKPAVENFKGTGEASLQKVQFKYPTRPMISVLKDLDLEIERGKTIALVGQSGCGKSTVIQLLERYYDPHAGVVAQDGVPIKMLRLVDARRHIGIVQQEPILFDRTVGENIAYGDNSRKPKADEIVEAAKQANIHNFITSLPLGYDTNIGSKGTQLSGGQKQRVAIARALIRRPKMLLLDEATSALDTESEKVVQEALDRAKAGRTCVMIAHRLSTVRDADAICVISDGRVAERGTHAELMDLKGLYYNLNRRGYS